The Tripterygium wilfordii isolate XIE 37 chromosome 4, ASM1340144v1, whole genome shotgun sequence genome has a window encoding:
- the LOC119996184 gene encoding sm-like protein LSM3B, translated as MASEEESAVKEPLDLIRLSLDERIYVKLRSDRELRGKLHAYDQHLNMILGDVEETVTTVEIDDETYEEIVRTTKRTVPFLFVRGDGVILVSPPLRTA; from the exons ATGGCGAGCGAAGAAGAGAGTGCTGTGAAGGAGCCGTTGGATCTGATAAGATTGAGTCTCGACGAGCGCATTTACGTCAAGCTCCGCTCCGACCGGGAGCTTCGTGGGAAACTCCAT GCTTATGATCAGCATTTAAATATGATTCTTGGGGATGTTGAAGAAACTGTCACTACAGTAGAAATTGACGATGAAACTTATGAAGAGATTGTTCGG ACAACAAAGCGAACAGTTCCATTTCTCTTTGTCAGAGGAGACGGAGTTATATTGGTTTCTCCTCCCTTGAGGACAGCTTAA